A part of Antechinus flavipes isolate AdamAnt ecotype Samford, QLD, Australia chromosome 6, AdamAnt_v2, whole genome shotgun sequence genomic DNA contains:
- the LOC127541247 gene encoding alcohol dehydrogenase 1-like gives MKQAKFGGETTGKVIKCRAAIAWSSNAPLSIEEVEVDPPKAGEVRIKVIASGICGSDNHMLDGSVPLHLPAILGHEGAGIVESIGEGVSTVKPGDKVILSALPQCRECDSCLHEKGNCCLKEDMFSPVGLMLDGTSRFTCRGRKVYTIFGTSTFTEYTVMHEISVVKIDDDVPLENVCILACGFPTGYGAAVNAAEVTPGSTCVVFGLGGVGSAVVMACKAAGASRIIGIDINEGKFEKAKAFGVTDCLNPRNFKKPIQQVIMEMTGLGADFTFEAIGTTDTMIAALESCNMSYGVCVIIGVPPAKSQLSFDPLLLLSGRVLRGSLLGEYKTRDCIPVLVDDYMKKKIDVDSVITHKLPFVEINKGFELLRSGKCIRCVLLF, from the exons ATGAAGCAAGCCAAATTTGGTGGGGAAACCACTGGTAAA GTTATCAAATGCAGGGCAGCCATTGCCTGGTCAAGTAATGCTCCCTTGTCTATTGAGGAAGTGGAAGTTGATCCACCAAAGGCTGGAGAGGTTCGAATTAAG GTTATAGCTTCAGGGATCTGCGGTTCAGATAACCACATGCTAGATGGATCAGTTCCATTACATTTACCTGCAATTTTGGGACATGAAGGAGCTGGAATAGTAGAAAGCATTGGAGAAGGTGTGAGCACTGTGAAACCAG GAGATAAAGTCATATTAAGTGCTCTGCCCCAGTGCAGAGAATGTGATTCCTGCTTACATGAGAAGGGCAACTGTTGCCTGAAGGAAGA TATGTTTTCTCCAGTTGGACTGATGCTTGATGGTACCAGCAGATTTACATGTAGAGGGAGGAAAGTGTATACTATTTTTGGAACAAGCACATTCACTGAATACACCGTGATGCATGAGATTTCAGTAGTAAAAATTGATGATGATGTACCCTTGGAGAATGTCTGTATATTAGCCTGTGGATTCCCCACAGGCTATGGAGCTGCTGTTAATGCTGCAGAG GTGACTCCTGGTTCTACCTGTGTTGTCTTTGGGCTTGGAGGTGTTGGCTCTGCAGTTGTTATGGCATGCAAAGCAGCTGGTGCTTCCAGGATCATTGGTATTGACATCAATGAAGGAAAATTTGAGAAGGCAAAAGCTTTTGGGGTTACTGATTGTCTTAATCCTCGAAACTTTAAGAAGCCCATCCAGCAGGTGATAATGGAAATGACTGGTCTTGGTGCTGACTTTACCTTTGAGGCTATTGGGACTACTGACACCATG ATTGCTGCACTAGAGTCCTGCAACATGAGCTATGGTGTCTGTGTTATTATAGGAGTACCACCAGCAAAATCCCAACTCTCTTTTGATCCATTGTTGCTACTGTCTGGCCGGGTCCTCAGAGGGTCCTTGTTaggag agtATAAAACCAGAGACTGTATTCCTGTATTAGTGGATGATTACATGAAGAAGAAAATTGATGTGGACTCAGTGATAACCCATAAATTGCCTTTTGTCGAAatcaataaaggatttgaactcctCCGATCGGGAAAGTG catTCGATGTGTCCTGTTGTTCTGA